The window CAGCGGCACGAGGCACAGCAACGCCGACAGCGCCAAGAACTGCGCGGGTCGTTTCGCGGCTTCGAGTCGGGCTCTTAACGAACGATCGCAGAAGCAGACCAACACGCCCGACCAAGGGAGCGTGCAGTGCAGCACTTCCCACGGAAACGCCAGGGCATGCCGCACGACTTTCCCAGCCGAGCCGCGCGTGAAGCGGTTCAGCGATTCTGCGCCCCAGATCATCGCCGTCGAGGTGAGATCGGTCGCCAGCATATAAGGAATTTGCCACGCCGCGACGATGGCCGCGAAGACCGCGAGGCCGACGAGTTGCCCACGCTGCCGGAGAAACGAGCGATCGTAGCACCAGAGAAACAACCAAGTGCTGCCGACGAAATAGATCGGTCCTTGCGGCCCTTTCGTCAGCGCGGCCAAAGCCGCCAGCGCATAGCCGACGCTCCACGTGACCCACGGGCGACGGTTTTGCAGATAACACGCCAGCCAACCGAGCAGAGCGCCGGAGGTGAGGAGCGTGAAGAGAGATTCCGTTTCGGCATGCCGCCCGAGTTGGAGCACTTGGCCCATCGTGGCGTAGCCGATCGCGGCCGTGAACGCGCCGAAGCGTTCGAGAAACGTCCGACCGCAAACATAAATCAGCAGCGTCGTCAGCAACGTCGCCAGCAACGACGGCAGGCGCACCGCGAGCGCGCCGTCGTTGCCGAACAGCAGCATCGACCACGCGATGCACCAGTTCGCCAGCGGCGGACGATTCGGGAACACGTCTCCTTGTTCGCGCGGCACGATCCAATCGCCCGACTCGATCATCTCGCGGGCCACTTCGGCCCAACGGGTTTCTTCGCCCCGCAAAGTCAGCGTGGCGGGACGCGTGAAATAAATGCCGCAGACCAAGAGCAGGGTCAACCAAAACTCAGGCTCGCGCCAGAAGCGGACGCGCACCGACGGCGCTCTGACAACGCGCGCGGCAGGGCCCACGGCGGCGGCGGCGACGGGAACGCTCGAAGCAGTCATGCTCGAAGGGTATTTCGGAAATAGGTGAAGCGGGGCGCGGGGGCGAACTCTCGCAGAAACCGCCGGCCCGATCCAGACGAGATTCCAGCCCTGCCGGCAACGCTTCGGCCATGCTTCGACAGCGTTTCGGTAATAAGCGGCTCGTCGGCCGCGCATGCCGCGGGAAGTTTGCGTTGCTCGCTGAGGGGACGTTATGCTGACGCTCAATCCCGCTCATTCTGAGCGAGACAACCGAGTTTTTTGGTTTCAGCAACGGGCATGCGCCACCTCAGCATCACCTTTTTGACGTGGTATGTATGCGGCATGTTTATGCTGCTGGCCCTGCTCTCGTCGGCGATCACCTATGTCCCGAGCGCTCAATGGATCGGAGCGATCTTCGGCCTGGGTTCGATAACAGCGGCATTGACGGCGGCCGCAGCGGCGATCGTCTGCGGTCGGCTTCCGTCAACGCATTGGGTTCATACGTCGCGGCCGCTGTTTGTCGGCTCGCTCGTCGCGGCAACCGCCGCAACGTTGTTGTTCCTCGTCATAGTCTGACGATTCACCGAACGACACGGTCCTGTCGCCGACATAAGGAGGCATGAGCATCAAGCGAGAAACAAGCATGAAGAAGAGCGGGGCAGGTAACAGCAAAATACGGAACAGCAAGACACAGCAGAGCGAGGCGAAGCACGAGGAGTCTCCGTCGCAGCTGATCGACGCGCGCATCGAGGAACTCGGCGACTGGCGGGGCGAGTTGCTCGCTCGGCTTCGTGCCATCGTCAAGGAAGCCGATCCCGAAGTCGTCGAGGAGTGGAAGTGGCGGGTGCCCGTCTGGTCGCACGACGGGCTGATCTGCACCGGCGAGACGTATAAGAAAGTCGTGAAGCTGACCTTCGCCCACGGCGCGGCGCTGAAGGATCCCGCGAAACTCTTCAACTCCAGCCTAGAAGGAAACACCCGCCGCGCCATCGACTTCCACGAAGGGGAACCGATCAAAGAAAAAGCACTAAAGACGCTAATTCGCGCCGCCGTGAGTTGGAACAAATCTAAAGGCCGCGGTTAATCTACGGCATAGAGATAGGCTGTACGGTTGACTTTCATTTGTTATCCTTGCGCTTAAGTGAATCTCTATCTGCGCATTAAGCTGCAACGACACGATCTAGAAACATTCATGAAGAATGATGAACCCGCAGGATGCGGCAGGACGAGCACCGCATGGTTTTTATCGATCTCTGCGGCGGCCCTCTTCTTGATCGGCTGCGGCTACGTTTTTTTCGTCCCTCTCTTCGAGGGCTTCGATGAGAGCGGGCACTACTCCAGCTTGCGGCAAATCTCGCAGACCGGCGAAATCCCGATGCGCGGCAACGCGTTTCTCGAGCGCAGCGTCGCGGAATACCAAGGCCCGACCGCTTACGGCAGCGGAGAGCCGCCATTCGACGATAAACTCACTTACAAAAAGTTCTTCGCCGCTCCCGCAGCGGTGCAAGACTACGCCGCGCTCTATCGCACGCCCCGCGCGCCGTCGAACTACGAACCAAGCGGATTCTCGAATTGGCAGGCGCAACACCCGCCGCTTTATTACCTCGCTCTCTCGCCCCTCGATAGTGCCCTGCAACGCTTGGCCTTCGTCGACCGTTTTCTGGCGCTGAGAATCGCGTCTCTGGCGATCGCCGTGGCGGGTGTTTTGCTCGGAATGCTCGCGGCGACGAAAGCCGCCGAGAACGAAACGAGCCGCCTGGGGGCGCTGCTCGGCTTCGCGATCTATCCGATCGCATTCCCGATGCTCGTTCCGGAGTTCGCTCGACTGGGGAACGACTCGCTCTGCCTCTTTTTCGTCGGGCTCCTCGCCTATCTGTTTGCATCTGCCCAACCGACGGAATTAGGCCCGAAGAAATCTCTGCTGATCGGAACGTCGCTCGGCTTGGGCCTGCTCACGAAGGCTTTCTTCTTACCGATCGCGGCAGGGATCTTCACGTTCCTGTTCGTTCGCGCGCTGGCGACGAAAGCGAAGCCGGAACTACTTCGCGCCCGACTCCTCGAGCTGCTGTGGATCTCCGTCGCCGCGCTGGCGATCGGGTCCGGCTGGTACCTCTACCAATACCTCCGTTTCGGCTCGCTCTCCGGCTCCGACGAGAGCATTCAGCTTGCCGATCAAGGGGGACTGCTCCTAGGGCTCGGCAAGAACTTCTCGTTCTTCCGCTTGGCGAAAGGAATATCGGCGACCATCGCCACCTTCATTTGGGCCGGCACATGGTCGCTTACACGACTGCCCGACCTGTTCCTCGTTCCGCTCATGGCGCTTCTCGCCGTCGTGGCCGTTTCTGCGTTCAACGCCTCCCGCGGAAAAAGCTTGTTGAGCATGAGCTCCCTGCCTGCTTGGGTGCTGGCTTTTTTCGCGTTGGGTTTGCTCTGGCACATCTTCGTCAGCATCGCCCGGGCCGGAATCGGCGCGACGCCGGGCTGGTACCTCCATATTTTCATGCCTTGGCTCGCGCCGTGGCTGGGAATCGGATTTTATTCGCTGTGGAGGTCGAGACTTAAGCCCCTACTTCTTGTCTTGATCGTTTACGCGGTCGTCTATCAGCTCGTCGCCGTTTGGGCTTATCTGACTCTCTACTCCGGCTACGCAATCAAAGGGGACGATAAACTGTTTCACTTTTCCGAACCGTTCATGGGCTTATTTCAAGCCGGCAAAGTGTTCGACCATCTCTCCGTGCTCACCTATCCCAAGCTCGGAGCGGCGTTGTTTGCGTGCGGCTTGGCTTTGCAACTGGGACTCATCGTCGCATTGATGCGCAGCAAACGAGAGCGACCTCCCGTTACGACCTGACAACCGCTGCTCAGCGTGGCGGATTTCGCTTTAATCTTTGAGAAGTGACGCGACCGCTCCCTCATATTCAGCAGTTACGCTAGGCTCCAATGCGTCGGTTCCCATACTCGTTGTCGCGACTACTTCTAACCGTTGCTTTCATTTCGCTTTTCTTCGCTTTTCGAAGGTTCTTCGTTTTCGGCGGCAATCTCTTCGCCGACTGTATCGACAGAGCGGCGTTACTCCCCTCGTTCTTCGCCCTCTTGGCTGCGGTCGCTTTCGAGTTCACTCGCCACGGTCGAAGTCTTTGGCCGAGCGTAGCGATCAGTGCAGCGGCGGCCTTCGCGGTCGTAACGCCGCTTGCAATCGAGCTGGCCGAGATCGCGCGCATCAATTGGAACTACTGGAATTGGCGCCACGATTTCCCGGAGTTCATCCTGATCCTGTCGAAGCATTCCCTATTGGGCGCGATCGCAGGCGGACTGGTGGCAATATCATTTCGATGGGCTCGAAAAGCTCGACAAAACCTAATGAGTCGCTCCGTCTGATGCGGTGGCTTATACTGATTTTTAATTCGATAGCGCAACTGCCGCGGTGCACGGAATCTAAGTAGTCGGGTCACCATGAAACCCATCGTCATCTTCCTCGTGTTTCTTGCGTTCACGGCGTCGTTGCCGAGGCGGCATGTGCCTCGGCCGTGGATCATGCGTGCCGAGAATCGGAATTGTATCTCGGCTGCTACGAGCGTCCGTCCGCTCGATCGCTATTACTATGTCTTGCCTCCGGTGAGGCGCGAGGTCGGAGTGGTCGACCTCGTTGCTCCCGATGCCGAGGTCGCTCCGGCCTTCGGCACCGCCGCGATGCTGTACGGCATCGCGCTCTATCTCATGGGCGACGACGGCTACGCCGGCTATAGAATATTTCTGTACGCCCACGAAGCCCAACCGCTTCTCGTCGCCGGCGCGCTGGCCCTAGCGATCATCGGGACCGTACACCTAACCAATCGCTCTACCTGACGCGACGGCTTATATTGGCTTTCGATTCGACAGCTTACCTATCACCCGCGCGGGCGGTCTTTCTCATTCGACGGTGACGCTGTGATTTTCCGGTGGGCCATTCTCCAACTGATGTCGTACGGGATACTGCCGTGGCTTTTATTCTTGACCGTCACTTTTTGCGCTGCCCGATTCGGCGGCCTGCTCGGCACCTTAGGTGGTCATGTTCTGGTCGCTTGCGCCGTCGTCGCGTTAGACGTCGCTTGGATTCAGTCTGAAATGCACAATCCCAACTGGGACGGAGCGCCGGACGCAGACCTCGTTTTTTTCTTCGGCGTTATCGTTCGCGTCGTGCTCATCAATACCGTTCTTCTGCCCTTCGCGATTCCGATCCTTTACCTGCGAAACACTTCAAACGCCCGCGCGTCCTAACGAAACTGATGATTCGCCCCATGGCCCTTAGCACCCACGCTATGCACAAGCCCTACCATTCGTCCCTCGCCGTGTTCGTCGCACTTGCGGCTCTTTGGAGCGCGGCGAGTTCGCCGGTTGTCGCTCAGAAAAAGCTCGGCCAGAGTTCGGGCACACCGAAAAAAGTAGTCCCCAGCTCCGGCGCGCAGAAAAAGCGTGCGACGAGTTCGCTCCCCGTAGTAAAGCTGGAGCTCGTATCCTCAAAAAGAATCTGGGGGGAAGCCAAGCACAACGGCTTTCCCGACCTGATTCGTTTCCAGGGAACGTGGTATTGCTGTTGTCGCGAGGGAGATGAGCACGTCGGCGGCGCGAATGGGAAGATTCGGGTCATCGCTTCGACCGACGGAGAGGTTTGGGAGCCTGTCGCGCTGCTGGCCGAAGAGGGAGTCGACCTGCGCGACCCGAAGCTCTCGGAGACGCCGGACGGGCGTTTGATGCTTGTAATGGGAGGCTCCGTCTTTCGCGACGGCGACCCGCAGCAGCTGATCACGATGCAGTCGCGCGTGGCCTTCTCAGGCGACGGCAAGGCTTGGACTCCGCTAGAGAAGATCATCGAAGACAAGCACTGGCTCTGGCGCGTGACTTGGCATCAAGGCCGAGCCTACGGCATCTCGAAAGTAAAAACGGGAGACGCGACGCGCGGCTTCCTCTACACCTCGACCGACGGCCTCGCCTGGCAGCGGATCACGGAGCTTGAGCCGGGGGGCAACTACGTGAGCGAAACGACGCTGCGGTTCACGCCCGAGGGAGAGATGGTCGCGCTCATTCGGCCGGGCTATCTCGGCGTCAGCTCCGCCCCTTACGAGCAGTGGTCGTTTCGACAAGTGCCGGCGAAGCTCTCCGGCCCGAACTTGATTCGTCGGGACGACGGTTCGTGGTGGGCCACGACGCGCGGCAACGGACCGTTAACGGCGGCGGAGCAAGCCACGACGACGAAGACCGCCGCCTCGCGCACGATCTTGGCCCAGGTATCTCCGGACGGCGCGTTTCGGCAAGAACTGGTGTTGCCGAGCGGCGGCGACACCGGTTACGCCGGCCTCGCGTTCGAGGGAGACACACTCTGGCTCGCCTACTACGCCTCGCACGAAGGCCAAGGGATCTATCTCGCCAAAGTTCGTTTCGAGAAACCGTAAGAGGTTGCCGTTGATTTGTCGCGAGTTGTGTTGCAGGGTACAACAGCGAGATTGAAACATTTCTACTGGGCCGCCGAATATCTGTTAGGCCTATGGATTTGAGTGCGTTGTTTAGCGTAGCGTTGCATCTCCTCTTGCTATTTGTGCCTTTCTACGCCGCCACTAAGCTCCCGGCGATTCGAGATTGGATCGATCGCTTCGTTCCCAACCCGGAACCGGTTCCTCGTGAGGTGAGCTTAGTGGATGCTCTAAAGAGAAAGCGAGGACGACCTCTATTTCCCGATACGAATGCACCGCGCATAGTCCGTCTGCTTTTCTGGGCAGATATTACGGCTTTGTCTATCCTTGGTTGGATGTGCCTCTCGGCGGTTTCCTCATTCAATCCTGAAAAGGTCTATTGGGGCACGAGATATGCGCACGCGATTGCCACTCGCTGTTTTTTTGCAACGCTGCTTATACTCTTCAGCACGCTTTTATTACTAACACTAAGCGAGCCCGCTCGACGCGTCCGATCGTTTATCGTGATCGTATTTGTCTCCATCGTACTTTTGATTCTTTGGCTTCCTGTGCTCACCTAACCAGTCGCTCCGGTTGCGCCGCCAGGCATTTGATGGTTTTTGGCTCGCGCACTTTGTTCGCGTTATACTGATGCTTGAGCCCGTTGCGGTTTGCGGGCAACTAGTTCGACGGTATGTGATTCAACCAATGTGGCATCCTTGCCCTGGAGGCGTTATGTGGCGATGCGTGGCGGTGGTTCTAGGTCTGGTTGCATGCGCGCTATCGGGTCGGGCGGAAGCGCTTGTTGCGGCAGATGACAAGGCCGACGAGTTGGCGCGGCTGACCGGGGAATACACCGCCGAGTTCTACGTTCGCACGGGCCACGCACCGGCGGCGAAGGAAGCGTTGCAGGGACTTACCTTGGAGATCGACAAGGACCGGTGGATCCAGAATTACCGCGGGGATGTCGCTCCCTATCAGATCACGCTCGACCTCGCCGACGACCTCAAGGCGATGCAGTTGACCCATCAAAAAGTGAAGGCCGTGCGGAACTGCGCGTATGTGCTTAAAGACGGCTCGCTCACCGTGACCGAATATCTCGGCCAAGAAGGAGAAACCACGGTCACGATCTGGAAGCGGAAGCCGCCGATCAACTAGCCGAGCGTAGCAGGCACGTTCCACGTGCCGTTCGCCACGTAAGACTTCTTGTAACCATAACGGCTTCGTCAACGAACGACGCATGAGGCGGACGGCACGTGGAACGTGCCTGCTACTTTGAATTGCCGGAGCTCGCACGGAATTCGGCGCGGCCGATTTGTCGCCGGCCGAGTCGCCGGTTAAAACATCGCTAACCGTTCCGCCGTGCGGCGGCCGTAGACCTATAATCCCTCGCGTGAACTCATGACGTTGAAGATCGTCAATCGGATCTGCTACACGATCGCGATCGTCTGCATTATCGCCGGCGTCGTCTACGGGCTGATGCTGATCTGGGGCGACTATTGGGACAAAGACGCCTGGAAAGGCCTAGCGAGCCTCTCCGTCGTCCTACTCGGCGCAGTGATGACCTTGAGCATCAATCAGATCCTCCTCCGCAATCGCCACCCAGGCGACGGATAGCCCGCCTACGCGTTGGGCTTCAACGGCACGCCTCACAGCACACTAGGCCGATCTGGTTATAATCTTGTCAGGCTGCTGCAAGTGGCGATACATTCCCACAACTAGCCATTTTCGAGTTAGTATTTTTTTTGCTTTCGGGGGCTTGGCATGCGGCAACTCCTATTCGCCATTGCGATGAGCCTCTCAATCCCGTCCGCTACGAACGGAGCGGAGAAGTCCGCAAGTGTCGCCGAGGTCTACGCGTGGTTCGACACGCTCGAACTGCCCGACGTGCGAAAGTTGCCTTTCGTCGAAATCCGCTTCGTTGTTCCGCGGGATGACGAAGGGAAGAACCTCCCCGCAAAGCGCTATCGATCGGCGATCGAAGGTTTCGTTACGGCCGAAGACGAAAGCTCGATCTCGCTTTTCACCTACGACCTCTATCGCTTGAAGATTCCTCGCAGCGAGATCATTGCTACGGCCGACGGTCGTTCCTATCGGCCGCTCAAGATCGAGACGGCGGCCGAGCGTTTGCTCGCGAGGATCAAGCTGCATCGCAAACGATTCGATGCGGAAGCGGCGCGACGGGCCGACTTCAACAAGCCGGCAGCGGAGTTCAGCGACGAAGAGCTGATCACACTCGGTCTGGATTCCAACGGGCCTTCGCCCGACGCACCGACGAGCGTCATCTATCGTCACGATCTGCATCCGAAGATCGACGTGCTCTTAACAGCTTGGCTCTGTAAGCAACTCGGCGATGAGGCTTCGCGACAACTGTTGGAGGAGCAAGTCCCTCACCTTCCCGAAGCAGGGTATGTCAACACGAATCGACCGCAGCCGACCACGTTGCGCGACGAAGTAATGAGCGGCATCGAGCTCGATTATTTTCAGCGCATGATGCAGTCGCTGGTGCTGCCTCAAGTGACATGGAACGACGTGTCCGCTCAGTGCGAGTGGATCGCCCGGCGGTTTCCGAAAGACTTGATTCAAGAAGAACATTTCCCGTTCTTCGCGCGCGTGAAGCGCATGCTGACGACCATGCGCCCGGCCGAAGAATGTCGCCGTCTCGATGCTGAGATCGCCGCCGTACGGAAGGCGAGTGGTCCATGGAAGGCCGAACATGCCGAGTACCTGGTCTACTCATTGCGCCATGGTCGGGGCTGGATCGAATACGAAGAGCCTCGGGAGATGGCCGACCTCCGACGGTGCGGCAAAGTCGGGCTCGCGGCGATGATCGATCATGTCGATGACGACACCCCGACACGATACGTCGGTACCGGCCATCGATTCAACTCCTGGTTATCGAGCGCATCGATCGGGCACCTGATCTGGTTCGAACTTTCGCACGGCGGCAAGATGCCCAACGGCATCGAGTTCTTCGAGTTCAACGACCCGCCCGAAGCTAGGGCCGCCCTTAAGGCCAAGCTTCGCAAGTTGTTGCTCACGGCGAAGTAGCCCGCCCCGATTTCGGATAACGAATGAAGAGTACATTTTCGCCACCTAACAAGCCGCTGCGCCTGACGCGACGGCTTATGCTCGTTTACGCGGAAGACTCGCAACGCCGAAGTATTGAATCACTACCGCAATCCCGGCCCACACGTACGCGACTGCTGCGTGGTGGATATGATGCTTGAGAAGGTTTAACTTTATAAGCTGCCGATTTGTCGCAAGTCGAGTCGCAGGTTAAAACATCGAGATCGACTCACTCATACTCGGCCGCAGATTTTCGGTAATGTTTTACTTCAATTCGGCGGTCGAACACCTCTTAGGCACAGGGTGCCTGCGTCGCGATGAAACTCGACAATCGGACGCCACCTCCACAGGAGCGGTAGATGCGGACCCTGATAGTACTGAACGCCTTCGTGCTGGCGATTGTAGCTGCATTCGCGTTCTTTAGGGCCTCAACCGAAATCTCGGGATTTGACGGAAGTGCAAGGGTAGGTGAACTCGGCAGAGCAAATGTGGTCGACTACGACAGGGCGGAGACATTTAAACCCCAGTGGGCCGATGGAAGCGTGCATGTTCACATTGCACGATTCATTTCGGCATCGTACCTGTCGTCATTACTATTCGTTTCCGTGGTGGCAGCTTCCGTCTCGGCCGTTAACATGGCGTTCTTATTCTATTCAGCGGCGAACAAGACCGACGATCGTCGGAACTGACTAAAAGTACCTTGCGAATGCCGGACTTAGCCGCCCTGCCGGCATTGGGCCTTCGGCAATCCCGGCGTGTTAGGCTGCAACGGAGCGGTCTACGGCGAGTTTGGCTGATCCACCTCAACACTAGTTCGATACCGACCATGATTTCACCTGCAAGACACTTGTTGTTCCGAGTGAGTTGGCTGCTGTTTGCGATCGCGGCGCTTGCCGATGGCACGAAGTCCCGCGCGCAGCAAGCGTCCGGTGCGCAGCAAGCGAACCAGCCGGTCGAGGTCTTCAAGCCCACCAAGATTTTAGCCCACAGTCGTTTGAATCTCTGGCTCGGCACGGAAGACTGCGTCGTGCATCTTTTCCTAGACCTGCCGAAGCGGGTTACGAAAACGACGACGGTGCCGCTGATCGGAGACCTCGCTGCAGGACCGAACGTGCAGCTATACAAAATGCTGCGAGGCGGAGCCGCGAATCCGCCTTGGCCGAAGGAGCGCGACCACCTCTACCGGCAAGTGAAGTTGCGTTCCGGTTCAGCGGTCTGCAAGCCGACAGGCAAAGTCTACGATCATCACGGTGTGTACGAAGCAGTGGAATTCGAGATAACGCTCGAGAAGCTGGTCTTCGAAGACAGAGTGCTTCGAGTCGACCGGCCGATCGTCGTCTTCTGGAACATGCCGCCGCCACCCTAGCCGAACCAGCCGGCCGATTCATAGAACGTCGGAACTATGACCCGGGTGGCAGCAATCGGCAATGCGGTCGATGTCGCCTTGAACGAGCAGCAGTACGGATTTGTCTCGGCTCACGATCTCAGGCGTGAGGTGGCTTCGAGCGCGATAGAATCTATGCGAGCCCGATCACTTCGAGCGGGCGGCTGATCGCTATCCGTTAGGTAGCACACAGGCTTCACGATCGCCATCCATTCCCGGAAGGAGCACCATGGCTAAGTATCTGATCTCATTTCCGAGCGCGGCGATGGTTGTGCCCGATGGCGAATGGGAAACCGTGGGCCGCGACGCACGCGCTGTGATTGAGGAGGCGAAAGCCGCCGGTGTTTACGTCTTCGCCGGCGGAATCGACGAAGACGTGCCCCCTATACTCGTCTCTGCCGACGGCGCGGTTGCCACGGGCGGCTATCCTTGGGCCCCCACGCTCGACGGCGGCTTCACCGTGTTGGAACTCCCTTCGCGCGACGAGGCCATCGCGTGGGCCGCGCGCCTCGCCAAGGCCTGTCGCTGCGACCAAGAACTGCGCGTCTTCGGGCTCGACCCGCAGTCCTAAGAGCAGCACTGAAACGGCGAGGGCAAGTGCGGCCTAACAATTCCTTCGAGCCGCACTCGCTTCGCGGGTCGTGAGATGTGAGGGAATTATGAAGAATGCGTTACTTCGCTTGCGCAGGATGGCCGAAATCCACGTCATTGATTAGATTCTACGGGGTAATTTCCAGCCTTTAGCGACTTCGATTCTCGTCGTCGCGAGTATCGCTTTTTTGCAGAGAAGCACATCCATGTCGGACTCAGACCCACCGGCCATTTTGGGAGGACGCGCGAAATTGTGGCGTTCTTTCTGGATGATCGTTTCGACGATCGGTATCGCTGCAGTTGTCGTGTTGCTCGTTCGTCCGTTTAAAGTCGAATCACCTCCCGCTGCGCCGTTGCCAGGAAGTGAAAAAGCGGAATTGCCCTCAGTGCGCGTCGATGGCCCGGGAATGATTCTCATCGTGCCGGATTCGCCTCTTAGAGAACAATTGTCG of the Planctomycetia bacterium genome contains:
- a CDS encoding YciI family protein, coding for MAKYLISFPSAAMVVPDGEWETVGRDARAVIEEAKAAGVYVFAGGIDEDVPPILVSADGAVATGGYPWAPTLDGGFTVLELPSRDEAIAWAARLAKACRCDQELRVFGLDPQS
- a CDS encoding glycoside hydrolase, which translates into the protein MALSTHAMHKPYHSSLAVFVALAALWSAASSPVVAQKKLGQSSGTPKKVVPSSGAQKKRATSSLPVVKLELVSSKRIWGEAKHNGFPDLIRFQGTWYCCCREGDEHVGGANGKIRVIASTDGEVWEPVALLAEEGVDLRDPKLSETPDGRLMLVMGGSVFRDGDPQQLITMQSRVAFSGDGKAWTPLEKIIEDKHWLWRVTWHQGRAYGISKVKTGDATRGFLYTSTDGLAWQRITELEPGGNYVSETTLRFTPEGEMVALIRPGYLGVSSAPYEQWSFRQVPAKLSGPNLIRRDDGSWWATTRGNGPLTAAEQATTTKTAASRTILAQVSPDGAFRQELVLPSGGDTGYAGLAFEGDTLWLAYYASHEGQGIYLAKVRFEKP
- a CDS encoding glycosyltransferase family 39 protein; its protein translation is MTASSVPVAAAAVGPAARVVRAPSVRVRFWREPEFWLTLLLVCGIYFTRPATLTLRGEETRWAEVAREMIESGDWIVPREQGDVFPNRPPLANWCIAWSMLLFGNDGALAVRLPSLLATLLTTLLIYVCGRTFLERFGAFTAAIGYATMGQVLQLGRHAETESLFTLLTSGALLGWLACYLQNRRPWVTWSVGYALAALAALTKGPQGPIYFVGSTWLFLWCYDRSFLRQRGQLVGLAVFAAIVAAWQIPYMLATDLTSTAMIWGAESLNRFTRGSAGKVVRHALAFPWEVLHCTLPWSGVLVCFCDRSLRARLEAAKRPAQFLALSALLCLVPLLLAHAAQTRYFMPLYPCIALLGGTAAQLALAAEAGAVARRIWRAALLAGCAIALVVTVYFAWQSSGLTHWIPKSTNPSGAQSFGVVTLLLLATVAVCLCCRWAMRRLDKPDSLRASATAAYVLAVFYGLSYTVAGVNSLAAYSFDIRADVRRTLALVPGEAKLVSFVPVSHLFTYHLAGMGPRRVELVATPTPASAGTADWEYFCFNSAAGEPSPLPLPFAWEQVGVVTIDRNRYDRPRSFVVIGRKLAPSSNSPEVDAWRESSPVVRPEALEAAAPTTKRS
- a CDS encoding DUF1801 domain-containing protein, encoding MSIKRETSMKKSGAGNSKIRNSKTQQSEAKHEESPSQLIDARIEELGDWRGELLARLRAIVKEADPEVVEEWKWRVPVWSHDGLICTGETYKKVVKLTFAHGAALKDPAKLFNSSLEGNTRRAIDFHEGEPIKEKALKTLIRAAVSWNKSKGRG